The following DNA comes from Oncorhynchus clarkii lewisi isolate Uvic-CL-2024 unplaced genomic scaffold, UVic_Ocla_1.0 unplaced_contig_4841_pilon_pilon, whole genome shotgun sequence.
GACAGAGCTTGGAGGACAGTTTTGGAGCTTGAGCGTTCAAAAAGAGACtaggtttgtgtcccaaatggcaccctattctctaaagtacactacttctgaccagggcccataggactctgttCATAAGTAGTGtgctatgtagagaatagggtatcatttgggacaAGGATTGGTGTTTCTGGAGCTAACCATGTCCTTATGTAGCTTTGGCAGGCTATTGTAGTTGGCAGACAGTTTTAGACAGTAAAGAAGAAGAGTGTGGGAGTTTAGAGTTCAGAGTCTGTGCTGTTTCTGATACTTCTTATTCACATTTACTTGGTGAACAATTTCTACATGATGAAAATGTGAAGAGTTTTGGGGTAAATTGAATCTAAATTCAGTAAATTCAGGTGAATTGGAATGACCTATTTAACAAAGAAAAACTCATCTTTAAAAGTAAATAAACCCTTTCAATTCTAAACTTTCTGAATTGAAATGAAATGGACCCCAACCCTTTGCTGCGTCGAGGGAACAGCACAATTCAATACAGCATCAACATTTCTGACGACCACAAGACAGGAGAAACAGCATGACAGCAACAGAGAAATCCATGATAAAAAAAGACATACAAAACACATTACAAAAACATCATATGAAACCCGCTCGACAACAACCTTCAAATAGCGTCCATCACAGCTACTGACCACGCCGCTAAGGACAGAGGCTTCGTCCCAagtggcactacttttgaccagagcactagtCTTTTCTAGTTTTGTtccctactagcactgacttgaCCGATACcttctttattgaggaaaaacatACTCAttacgactgtgatatgtggttgtcccacctagttaAGATGAACGCACCAactgtaaggggggggggggggtagcaggATGAAGGGAAATCTGACTGGTGGTAATGTCGTCTAAAACTGTATTCTATCCGTGGTACCATCTCTACAGAATCAGCATTTCACCCTGTTGCAGAGAGATTATCTTCTCTTCAGTGCAAGTTATCCCAGGGGGCAGGTGGGGAGGGGTGCCTCGTTCATTTCCGGAAGTGCTGAACAGtctacagagcacacacacacctgtgtctctatctctacctctgcaccccacctctactcctcccaaCCTTGACTCTGTGCCTTCCCCATACCTCCACAAGCCCTGCTCTCCCAATCTCCTGATCCAGCAAAAGGATTGCAAACTCATTCAATGCAGCTCTTTTCAAAACATCAACATTTCAAAAATAAAAGCATCATTATTACAGCATATCATGTCAATGCAAGAAGGCACTTCCGTTTTCAGTCCGATTATAAGACCCTTTTTGGCATGGCGATTGCACTTTAGGTTTAAATACTTGTTACATTTCTATCAACTTGAACTCTGCTGGATGAGCTAAAACACCCCCCTTTCAATGCCTCATAATGGTAGAGTCCTCGCATCCACTTAGAGATAACAGGGCGTAGCGTTACCCTCTACAGGGGTAGTTACTTCTGTTCCATTCCATagctctgaatgtcattgagtacATTGAGTCTCATTGAGAAATATTAAGAAATCCATGAAGACAACAGACTGAGTTTCTAGAAATACGATGGCTTCAAGGATGCCACATTATTATTCGATGGACAGTGCCCCTGTCCCTTCATGAGGGGGGCCTCATATTCTAAACCACCATTTTGTGGAAGGGGATGTGACGATCCGCCATTTTGTGGCTGGGTCGGGATGGAGGTATGACAGGGGGCGATATCCGCTCCCTTGTGGGGTAGGGTGCCCCCGTTCCCCACGCCGTTCTCCAGACAAGCCTTAAGGCCCTCCAGTTCCATTGGTCCCATCTCACCCCCTTCCAGCGCCATGTGAGCCCGTCTCCTTCGGAGGAAAAGAACCAGGATGGCCACCACCGCCACCCCCGTGACCAGGGCGAGAGCAGCCAAGGCTGGGATGAGGGTGTAGGTGAGCTGGCTCTGATCATCCACCTGGGGCTCCAAGGACGAAGCTTGGGTACCTCCCTCGGTACGAGCCTCCATACAAGACCCTCCCTCGGTAGGGCTACCTCCACCGCCTCCACCCCCGTTCACCCTCTCTGCCAGGGGGCTGGCGCACACCGAGTAGGTACAGTTGGGCCGGAGCCCTCGGAGGGTGTATTCTGGGTACGAAGCGGGGACGCTGAGGGACATGGGGCGCCGGTCGGGCCCTGAGAGGTTCCGGTAGGTCAGCTTAATCCCGCGGATGTGCGGCCTCGTCTCGAGGAAACGGTGCAGGTCGAGGAGGATGGACGTGGAGGTCACCTGACGGGAACTGATGTCATTGGGATCAGAGGTTACAATGGGGGCGACCATGGATGCCATAACCTCGGGGGCGGAGGTTTGGAGAGGTGGCTGGTTGTGTTTAGACGACTCCAGGTTCTCGCAGTACAAGCCCATAGTTCCGCGGGGACAGAGACATCCAAGCTGTCCCAGAGGATCGAAGCGGCACGTACCCCCATTGAGGCAGATGTTCGGCGGGCAGATGTGGCCCTCATCCCTGAAAGCGGTAGTCGGAGAAGCTGGAGGAGGGGGACGACTCTCAATGTCTGTCTCCGTTGAGGATGGTTCATCACTAGGGAATGGCGGAGGTGGGGGGATGGCGTTGGTATGTGTGTTTCCAGGGGATGTAGTCGGAATGGGGGGTGCGGAAGTACTCCCCTCCCCTAGGGCATTCGTCATGACAGTGGTCGTAGGTGGACAGCCGAAATCTTGATGGTCCAGCGCCGCCAgcaccttcaaatcaaatcaaactttatttgtatCCCATTTCATACAAGCCAGCAACTAAATGTGTTTCAcaggaaaataaatcaaatatatttagtaTTAGAATTAGAAAATATTAAGACAATACCTTGCCAGCATTCACTGGTGGGAAGTGGCACCTTGTCTCCTCTGTGCGTCCCAGATCCACATTCTTCTCTTTCAGCCAGCCAGGGAACCAggccagaggacagagacagttgaAGGGATTCTCGGCCGCCGTGAGGTGCCCCAGCCTGGGGAAGAGCTGGAAGAAACCCTGGGGCAAGCCCTGGAGGTTCAGCCCACTGAGATCCAGCTCCTGGAGACCCACCAGACTCtggaaaagaagaagaaaaagaagaataCTTTATTGTCCAATGTTCACAAATGATCCCAACCCCACTAAAAAACATACACACGCAGGCAGTTTGGATAGGTTGGACCAGAGGCTTGACATAGTAAATCCCATGGAGCAGCTTCAGGGACTAAGCCATGTGTTATTGACCCATCAATTACAGGAatatttaacacatttttaaGAAAATGTATTTACCTGGAAGTCCTCGTTCCGGAGCTCCCCAATGGGGTTGGCAGCCAGGCTGAGCTTAATAAGCCCCCGGGTGGCCTTCAATGCTTCAGGCATCCCCTCCAGCTGGTTCTGGGACACATCAAGGTCATGGAGGTTCCCCAGGGAGGCCATCAGATCTGAGTCCAGGGTGGTGAGCCCCAACGCAGCCACTTTGAGCGACTCGAGGTGGGGGGTCTGGAGGTCTTGGGGACCCAGCGTCGGGAGAGAGTTGAAGCTGAGATCCAGGAGGAGAAGGCTGGGGAGACGGAGCATTGGGAGACCGGTCAACTGGTTCCCCTGGAGCTTCAGTTCCAGAAGATCCTCCAGAACTTCGAAGGCCTCCGATTGGATGCTCTTGATGAGGTTGCCGTGGAGATACAGCCTCTCGAGTTGCACCAATCCGGAGAAGCTATCCTTGGCGATGTGGGTAATGTAGTTTGCGGACAAATCGAGATTCCTCAGTGAAGATAGCGTTTCAAAGACCCCATCCGGGACCTCCGTGAGTTTATTCTGGGACAGGTCCAGCATCTCCAGTTCCCCCAGGcctaaagaagaagaagacgaagatTGCTTTATATTCCAATGCATACGGATTTACAATGGAAAAACTTGTGTTCTACTTCATTCCAAACCCTcgaaagacacacatacagaggttGGAAAGGTTTGAGTAGAGGGTAGCAGTTCAGGGGtcaagggcacaacagcaggAAATGGCATCCAGGACACTGATCCAGCAACACTCCATTTGCCGGCCCACTCCTGAACAAATATTTTCCTGTCACACATGGGATTAGAACTGGAAACCTTCCAGTTGCTGTTCCACTCCTCTAACCTCAACACTTCCTACCTGTGAAGTCATCCTGGGCTAAAGTGTTGATGCCGTTCTGGAAGACGTAGAGATGTTTCACAGAGGAAGGGAGGCCGCGGGGGACGACGGTGGAACGACGCTGGATGCAGAAGATGGAACCCTGGGCCTGACAAGAGCAATCCTCTGGACAGTCactggagaggacagaggaagaggaggagaggaggaggaggagggggaggaagggcgCCATAGTGGTGGAGTCCTTGTGTAATCTGAAACACAAAGAAAAAGAGAGATGTTAGTGTTGGTTGGTTGAGACTTTTCTGGGAAGGAAAATTGATCATATTTTCAGAGTAACGAATCAGCAGCGGTCAAAAACCTGGATAAGATAAAATCATTCATTTCTGAGAATAATTTCCACACGTCCAAGTCTATTGGCTGTTTAATGCGGTCAGTCGGATTATTCTTATCCTTACATTTCAGtatgcacgcacaaacacacaatccAAGCCATCAAAAAACCTCCCCTTCCCAATCCACCACAGGAAAGAAATCCCCCATTGTTGACTTCCCTCATGACATCAGAGAACACAACAAGTAGAGTCACAGTAACTCAGTAACAgaccccagtctccctccctattcccctcaACCAGAGCATACAACCAtgaccccatagagactgcaacATCACTATGATGAAACCctgcccagtcacacacacagccccttCATAGTGGCTACATTCACTGTCTGCTtggtgagcacacacacagtgggcctGAGTCCTGAGCGAGGTCCTGTCTTGGCCCACCCACAGTCACTCCGTCCCGGGGTGATTGAGAAGCAAGTCTAGCGTCTCCCAAGTGTTTAtggcattggtgtgtgtgtgtgtgtgtgtgtgtgtgtgtgtgtgtgtgtgtgtgtgtgtgtgtgtgtgtgtgtgtgtgtgtgtgtttatggcagTGTCTCCAGCCCATGAAAACCGCCCTGGCTTTAAACGACTGGACACCTACGAAAACACGGCTACTGCATACAAACACAAACTATGGCTTTGTGGGAGTGTATTGGAGTgtgtatcacacacacagacacacacacggatgtaTGCATACACTCCCAaacctgcagacacagacacacacacacagacacacacacagacacacacttcttCATACAAACTTATGGACACATACACGGCTACTTCATACAAACACATGCTTTCTCAAAATGTACTCACTCATACACGTTTGCCCACACACCCCTAGCCAGACACACGGTCACCATAAACACAGACCGTACTATGTTGGCTatacgaggggggggggggggggggcaaaagagacagacagattaacagagagagagagagagagagagagagagagtgagagagagagggagagagagagagagagagtgagagagtgagagagagagtgagagagtgagagagagagggatacaccCTAAGCATCAGCTACAGTTACATACATGTATTGACAGTGTATGGACATATTAAAGCCTTCCCACATCCCTTCTAGACCTTTAGGAGGTATACAGCTTGTAATAATGGAAATTTGACCTAAGATCAGTGTCTAAGCGGCGACTCGATTTTACAGTGATCTCACTCTGTAGGCCTATATACAGTAAAACCTCATGGGGCCCATAGGCCTAGGGCTGTCCAGTGAGATGCCTGAGGGGAAAAGGAGGGTGCATGAAATGGGGTTTGAGGTGGTTcaatttaaaatgtgtgtgtgtgtgtgtgtgtgtgtgtgtgtgtgtgtgtgtgtgtgtgtgtgtgtgtgtgtgtgtgtgtgtgtgtgtgtgtgtgtgtgtgtgtgtgtgtgcgcacaagtgtttgtgtgtgccagAAGCTAGCAGTTAGCTGTAGCAACAGTCTCAACGGGACGATATACTCTGTGATTCACCTCAGTGGAGAAGATAAACTGCGTAGTCACTGACCTCTACCTCTTCTACACCTTCTCATGACCTCTACCTCTTCTACACCTTCTCATAATCTCTACCTCTTCTACACCTTCTCATGACCTCTACCTCTTCTACACCTTCTCATAATCTCTACCTCTTTTACACCTTCTCATAATCTCTACCTCTTCTACACCTTCTCATGACCTCGACCTCTTCTACACCTTCTCATGACCTCTACCTCTTCTACACCTTCTCATAATCTCTACCTCTTCTACACCTTCTCATGACCTCGACCTCTTCTACACCTTCTCATGACCTCAACCTCTTCTACACCTTCTCATGACCTTTACCTCTTCTACACCTTCTCATAATCTCTACCTCTTCTACACCTTCTCATAATCTCTACCTCTTCTACACCTTCTCATGACCTCTACCTCATCTACACCTTCTCATAATCTCTACCTCTTCTACACCTTCTCATGACCTCTACTTCTTCTACAGCTTCTCATAATCTCTACCTCTTCTACACCTTCTCATGACCTCTACCTCTTCTACACCTTCTCATGACCTCGACCTCTTCTACACCTTCTCATGACCTCTACCTCTTCTACACCTTCTCATGACCTCGACGTCTTCTATACCTTCTCatgacctctcctccctctttcttttttcTATGTCTGTCTTTCTCACACTATCAACCACATACccatatatttattatatttcgTCTTCTTCTCACATGCTTTTAGTTTGGTATTATAGCAGGGTAAGGTTGAAACTCATAGGCCTATCAGTTCCAGGGAAAAGGTCAATTTCCTGAAGAAAAAGGTTTAATAAGAAGTGAATTTCAAGGTAGAGTATCTCAGTGAGACATGCCCTCAGTCGGGTCAGGGAACACTTTGAGAGTAATTGGCGAGGCAAAAGTCCCCCTTATCTCAACTGGGAGAGACTAGAGGTTTTACAGCAAACAACAAGGCTACCTACAGTGCATATCTCTGTTCGGCAAAGATAAGACTGATAAATTAAAGGTTGTTGCTATTTTAGATGCAGGGGTGGAATCAATTTTCCTTGGTTGTGTTTCAGCTGTACAGTGACCTTGAGTTACTTTATAGGAGCCTACTGTCAGCAAGAATGCACTGCAAGTACACAAGTATTTTACatgcacatgcaaacacacacaaaagcatgACCATACATTCTaaatattgctctctctctctctccttctctccctctgttcctcccactctcactgccttgGTCTTTCTCAGTGAACCCTGCACTACTCTCTtcccatttctccctccctccttctctgcaTCCCTCACTCCTGCCCTCTGCATCCCTCACTCCTGCCCTCTGCATGGCTCCTGAGGTTGGAAGTTGGATAGAAACCCGAGACGTTTCATTAAAGTGGAGAAGTGAAGGGGCCAACCTCCGGCCTCCTGCcctcctttacccccccccccctcatcccccCTTTTCCTCATAACAGGAGAGATCAGTGCCTGATCCAGCAGGCGCGGCTGGAATTTGCAATAACCGACCCAAAAAATCCATCTTgatcaaggagagagagagagagagagagagagagagagagagagagagagagagagagagagagagagagagagagagagagagagagagagagagagagagagagagagagagagagagagagggagagagagagagagagagagagagagagagagagagagaggagagagagagagagagagagagagagagagagagagagagagagagagagagagagagagagagagagagagagagagagagagagagagagagagagagagagagagagggatagagagagagagagagagagagagagagggatagagagagagagagagagagagagagagagagagagagagagagagagagagagagggatagagagagagagagagagagagagagagagagagagagagagagagagagagagagagagagagagagagagagagagagagagagagagagagagagagagaaaaaggaagcGGGAGAGAtgttgttttttgttaattctctattttgtttacttcacttgctttcaatgtaaacatgtgtttcccatgccaataaagcccctttgaagtgaattaagagagagagcaaggtgaAGGGGGAGATTAGAGGGAGGGATGTCTGAGGGGCAACAGAGTTTTGCATATTAGTCTTTCCTCTATACACCTGCCTCTGCCATATCCCTCacggcacaatgcctctccccccatgtgacctacttttaGTGTGTACGGactgacatgtacagtatgtgtaactgatagatgcacacacacacacatacaattgccaggtcgcaattgtaaatgagaacttgttctcaacttgcctacctggttaaataaaggtgaaatatatatattttttaacattaacacgtagtgtgtgtgtacgtagtgttttgtctgtaatttttggTTTTACATCAGACCTAAGACTAGCTGTtgccattggcgtcggctaataGGGATTCTAATCAaatctaaatctctctctcaacCTGATACAACTAGCCTTGTGAGTTACTTCTTAGTAGTAGTTACTTCTTAGTAGTTACTTTTTAGTTACTTCATAGTACTAGTTACTTCTCAGTAACCAATTCTAGGCTCTTCCTGCTTtctcaatcagtcaatcagtcagctaTTCATTGTaacgtttgttgttgttgtcaaagtCAAAACTAAATAGAGCTATGCCATTCATGAGGGCTGCTTTCAGTCGGTTGGTTGTTGTTGCCATGGAAACCAAAAGCAGATGTCACTCACAACGTCATCAGGCGCATACCTGAGGGTTAAtggtaaagagggcacgacaggtAAGGTGCGAcatcacataacacacacacacacgcaacacaaAGCTTGCCATGTCACTCTGTCAAGTCAGTCACAAGGAAATGACCTTCCCCTAACATTCACTGTAGCTAATCTAGCTATTATCATACCCATTATACTCACTAAACCCTGTagtgtagaacacacacacacacacacacacacacacacacacacacacacacacacacacacacacacacacacacgacattactcttctagaatgAAATAATTATTTTATGATATGGTATTCAGACAAGGCACAGTGCACCTTTGTTTAAAAGCTTTTTCTAGGACCCGAAAGGCACACTGAgcctgcatccaaaatggcaccctattccttatatagtgcactacatttgacaagAGCCTtaaggaccctggtcaaaagtagtccaaaatagtgcactaaatagggaatagggtggtatttAGGACACAGCCATAGGCCTATTAGGAATCCGGAACTCTGTATTTATCCAGCTGATAGAACTGTAACTGCAGTAGGTAGGTAAGCTGCTCTGGGTCTTTAAAGGGTAACGGCCTCAGAGCAGTTTGAACTTGGCAGGTAGCCGGATGACTGAcagattgaagagagagagagagagaagaacaagaaagagagaggcttaataaataaagacagaaagagggagagtaaaAAGCAAGAGGGAGatgatgaagaaagagagagaaattagaacaagagagagagagagaaagagagagagagagagagagggggggggagaaagaaagagaggatttTATGAAAGGAAATGACTAATCACAGTTTATGTTTCTCACTCATCAAGTTCCACAGGACGTTGGACCCCTCTTTTGACAGTTCTGCCTTTTATTAATAGTTAAGGTGATGACAACGTTAATGATACCTGGCAGATGCAGCAGTGCGCATGCAGTCTACACGAGACAGGAAGTCTACAATGTAACAATACAAACTATTTTACAGAGAATACAGTCTGTATCAGCAGACCTAAATTGGCTTGATCAAAATGCTCAATTAAATTCTATATGTGTTGCTCaaatatctctcctctctctcgttgcacatCAGGATATTGTGTCTGAACCACCCTTTatgccaggagtttttcctagtcaggtCACATGGCCAGGGAATACTCTGGGTCCTAGTTATGACAGACAGACTCCAAATCCCATCCATCTGTAGCCCTACGTCTGAAATGAGGTTTGATATTACTTCTGGGGAAAATGATATAGCTAGAAAATGATTTGGCTTCAATTGCAAAGCCTCAGAATGAGAGTCCAAATGAAAGTGGGGgcggacggagggatggagagctgaaaggacggagggatggagagctgaaaggacggagggatggagggatgaaaggacggagggatggagggatgaaaggacggagggatgaaaggatggagggatggagggatgaaaggacggagggagagctgaaaggacggagggagggagagctgaaaggacggagggatggagggatgaaaggacggagggagggagagctgaaaggacggagggatggagggatgaaaggacggagggagggagagctgaaaggacggagggatgaagagctgaaaggacggagggatggagagctgaaaggacggagggatggagagctgaaaggacagagggagggagagctgaaaggacagagggagggagagctgaaaggacagagggatgaaaggacagagggagggagagctgaaaggacggagggatggagagctgaaatgacagagggagggagagctgaaaggacggagggagggagagctgaaaggacggagggatggagagctgaaaggacagagggagggagagctgaaaggacagagggatggagagctgaaaggacagagggagggagagctgaaaggacggagggagggagagctgaaaggacggagggatggagagctgaaaggacagagggaggaagagctgaaaggacggagggatggagagctgaaaggacagagggagggagagctgaaaggacggagggatggagagctgaaaggacagagggagggagagctgaaaggacggagggatggagggatgaaaggacagagggagggagagctgaaaggacggagggatggagagctgaaaggacagagggagggagagctgaaaggacggagggatggagagctgaaaggacagagggagggagagctgaaaggacagagggatggagggatgaaaggacagagggatggagagctgaaaggacagagggagggagagctgaaaggacagagggagggagacctgaaaggacggagggagggagagctgaaaggacagagggatggagagctgaaaggacagagggatggagagctgaaaggacagagggagggagagctgaaaggacggagggatggagagctgaaaggacggagggatggagggatgaaaggacagagggagggagagctgaaaggacagagggatggagagctgaaaggacagagggagggagagctgaaaggacggagggatggagagctgaaaggacagagggagggagagctgaaaggacggagggatggagagctgaaaggacagagggagggagagctgaaaggacagagggatggagagctgaaaggacagagggagggagagctgaaaggacagagggagggagagctgaaaggacggagggatggagagctgaaaggacggagggagggagagctgaaaggacggagggagagctgaaaggacggagggagagctgaaaggacagagggagggagagctgaaaggacagagggatggagagctgaaaggacagagggagggagagctgaaaggacggagggatggagagctgaaaggacggagggatggagagctgaaaggacggagggatggagagctgaaaggatagagggagggagagctgaaaggacggagggagagctgaaaggacggagggatggagagctgaaaggacagagggagggagagctgaaaggacggagggatggagagctgaaaggacggagggatggagagctgaaaggacggagggagggagagctgaaaggacagagggatggagagctgaaaggacggagggatggagagctgaaaggacggagggatggagagctgaaaggacagagggagggagagctgaaaggacggagggatggagagctgaaaggacggagggatggagagctgaaaggacggagggatggagagctgaaaggacagagggagggagagctgaaaggacagagggagggagagctgaaaggacagagggagggagagctgaaaggacggagggagagctgaaaggacggagggatggagagctgaaaggacggagggatggagggatgaaaggacggagggagggagagctgaaaggacggagggatgaaaggacggagggatgaaaggacggagggagggagagctgaaaggacggagggatggagagctgaaaggacagagggatggagagctgaaaggacagagggatggagagctgaaaggacggagggatggagagctgaaaggacggagggatggagggatgaaaggacggagggagggagagctgaaaggacagagggatggagagctgaaaggacagagggatggagagctgaaaggacagagggatggagagctgaaaggacggagggatggagggatgaaaggacggagggatggagagctgaaaggacagagggatggagagctgaaaggacagagggatggagagctgaaaggacggagggatggagagctgaaaggacggagggatggagggatgaaaggatggagggagggagagctgaaaggacagagggatggagagctgaaaggacagagggatggagagctgaaaggacggagggatggagagctgaaaggacggagggatggagagctgaaaggacggagggatgaagggacggagggatgaaaggacggagggatgaaaggacggagggatgaaaggacagagggatgaaaggacggagggatggagagatgaaaggacggagggatggagggatgaaaggacggagggagggagagctgaaaggacggagggatggagagctgaaaggacggagggagggagagctgaaaggacggagggagggagagatgaaaggacggagggatggagagctgaaaggacggag
Coding sequences within:
- the LOC139402032 gene encoding vasorin-like, whose protein sequence is MAPFLPLLLLLSSSSSVLSSDCPEDCSCQAQGSIFCIQRRSTVVPRGLPSSVKHLYVFQNGINTLAQDDFTGLGELEMLDLSQNKLTEVPDGVFETLSSLRNLDLSANYITHIAKDSFSGLVQLERLYLHGNLIKSIQSEAFEVLEDLLELKLQGNQLTGLPMLRLPSLLLLDLSFNSLPTLGPQDLQTPHLESLKVAALGLTTLDSDLMASLGNLHDLDVSQNQLEGMPEALKATRGLIKLSLAANPIGELRNEDFQSLVGLQELDLSGLNLQGLPQGFFQLFPRLGHLTAAENPFNCLCPLAWFPGWLKEKNVDLGRTEETRCHFPPVNAGKVLAALDHQDFGCPPTTTVMTNALGEGSTSAPPIPTTSPGNTHTNAIPPPPPFPSDEPSSTETDIESRPPPPASPTTAFRDEGHICPPNICLNGGTCRFDPLGQLGCLCPRGTMGLYCENLESSKHNQPPLQTSAPEVMASMVAPIVTSDPNDISSRQVTSTSILLDLHRFLETRPHIRGIKLTYRNLSGPDRRPMSLSVPASYPEYTLRGLRPNCTYSVCASPLAERVNGGGGGGGSPTEGGSCMEARTEGGTQASSLEPQVDDQSQLTYTLIPALAALALVTGVAVVAILVLFLRRRRAHMALEGGEMGPMELEGLKACLENGVGNGGTLPHKGADIAPCHTSIPTQPQNGGSSHPLPQNGGLEYEAPLMKGQGHCPSNNNVASLKPSYF